A genome region from Chryseobacterium sp. G0186 includes the following:
- a CDS encoding type III pantothenate kinase: MNSIVINVGNSNIRFGLFNGDNCDISWVINTKPYRTADELYVQMLMLYQTYKIEPSDIERVIIGSVVPQLTKVMSSGIKKIHGITPVIVDRSTPSGVQAKSKQMGTDIYANLVAAHNLYPNRKKIVIDFGTALTASCVAETGETLGVIIAPGIVTSLNSLINQTAQLPDIELKRPKSVLGLDTVTCMQSGMVYGFLGMVEGFITRINEEVNDDCFVVATGGVSHVYKPLTDKIHVMDRLHTLKGLYFLGKDL; encoded by the coding sequence ATGAATTCAATTGTAATAAATGTAGGAAACAGCAATATCAGATTTGGCCTTTTTAACGGAGATAATTGTGATATTTCCTGGGTGATCAATACAAAGCCTTACAGAACGGCTGACGAGTTGTATGTGCAAATGCTGATGCTTTATCAAACCTATAAAATTGAGCCAAGTGACATAGAAAGGGTTATTATTGGATCAGTAGTACCTCAGCTTACCAAGGTGATGAGTTCAGGAATCAAAAAGATCCACGGAATAACTCCGGTCATTGTAGACAGATCAACTCCATCCGGAGTACAGGCAAAATCTAAGCAGATGGGAACGGATATCTATGCCAATCTTGTAGCTGCTCACAATTTGTACCCCAACAGAAAAAAAATCGTTATTGATTTCGGAACAGCCCTCACAGCAAGTTGTGTAGCGGAAACGGGTGAAACGCTTGGGGTAATTATTGCTCCGGGAATTGTAACCTCTTTAAACTCTCTGATCAATCAAACCGCTCAGCTTCCGGATATTGAGCTTAAAAGACCCAAATCAGTACTGGGATTAGATACGGTAACCTGCATGCAAAGCGGAATGGTATATGGTTTTCTGGGCATGGTAGAAGGTTTTATCACAAGGATTAATGAGGAGGTGAATGATGACTGTTTTGTGGTGGCAACAGGAGGTGTTTCTCATGTGTATAAGCCCTTAACAGACAAAATCCATGTGATGGATAGATTACATACCCTGAAAGGACTTTACTTTCTGGGAAAAGATTTATAG
- a CDS encoding GNAT family N-acetyltransferase, which translates to MKELKEFPVIETERLILSPLKENDIPFIVEYLQHRIYSDLTSNIPYPYTENDARLWLEMSEEAFENNTGYTFGIHHKEGQFIGAIGIHDRDDDKAELGYWIGIPYWNKGYVTEAAKAIVDFGLNTLNFNKIFATHFLHNPASGKIMEKIGMEKEVVLKQEVKKDGEYLDLAMYSIFREEEGNIL; encoded by the coding sequence ATGAAAGAATTAAAAGAATTTCCGGTAATAGAAACTGAGAGGCTTATACTCTCTCCATTGAAGGAGAATGATATTCCTTTTATTGTGGAGTATCTTCAGCATAGAATTTATTCGGATCTCACGTCTAATATTCCGTATCCTTACACCGAGAATGATGCCAGGCTTTGGCTGGAAATGTCTGAGGAAGCCTTTGAAAACAACACAGGGTATACCTTTGGAATTCACCATAAAGAGGGACAGTTTATTGGAGCAATCGGAATTCATGACAGAGATGATGATAAGGCTGAACTGGGCTATTGGATTGGAATTCCTTACTGGAATAAAGGCTATGTTACCGAGGCAGCAAAAGCGATTGTAGATTTTGGATTGAATACACTGAATTTCAATAAAATTTTTGCGACTCATTTTCTGCATAACCCGGCTTCCGGAAAGATCATGGAAAAGATAGGAATGGAGAAAGAAGTTGTTTTAAAGCAGGAAGTCAAAAAAGACGGTGAATATCTTGATCTTGCAATGTATTCTATCTTTAGAGAGGAAGAAGGAAATATCTTATAA